From Streptomyces griseorubiginosus, one genomic window encodes:
- a CDS encoding aldehyde dehydrogenase, with protein sequence MSLQDQSAPVIERDLFIGNEWRPSADGRSQSLVNPATEEEFGSVALASSADVDAAVRAARTAFDEGPWPRLSVKERADYMLALADEIERHADAITEVVTAETGLVLGAARGNPLAFAGLLRYYASLADSTELHEVRTGLTGATAHIEKRPVGVVAAIVPWNAPLGLAAFKLPPALLAGCTIIMKPSDFSPLSAGYVADAALKVGLPAGVINVLTAGPEQSQQLVSHPGVDKVTFTGSTGVGRAIAAAAAPTLKQVTLELGGKSPAVILPDADLDRIVHTLTINVCNNNGAVCTNPSRLIVPESRKDEIVGALAASFARVTVGDPTDPDVTVGPMINKAHYEKVLGFFETARQEGATFAVGGDRAPGFGKGYYVLPTIITDVTPDSRIAQEEIFGPVTAVLTYRDEDEDEAIRLANHTEFGLNAAVFSSDEQHALEVARRIHSGTVSINNGITIDLGVPFGGVKQSGYGRELGPEGLDAFYNTHAIFLDGEPVVTL encoded by the coding sequence ATGTCGCTTCAGGATCAGTCAGCCCCCGTGATCGAGCGGGATCTGTTCATCGGCAACGAATGGCGTCCGAGCGCGGACGGTCGCTCGCAGTCGCTGGTCAACCCGGCGACGGAGGAGGAGTTCGGCAGCGTCGCGCTGGCGTCGAGTGCCGACGTGGACGCCGCGGTGCGGGCCGCGCGGACCGCGTTCGACGAGGGGCCCTGGCCCCGGCTGTCCGTGAAGGAACGAGCCGACTACATGCTCGCGCTCGCCGACGAGATCGAGCGGCACGCGGACGCCATCACCGAGGTGGTGACGGCCGAGACCGGGCTGGTCCTCGGCGCCGCCCGCGGCAACCCGCTGGCCTTCGCCGGCCTGCTGCGCTACTACGCGAGCCTCGCCGACTCGACCGAACTCCACGAGGTCCGCACCGGCCTGACCGGCGCCACCGCACACATCGAGAAGCGGCCCGTCGGTGTCGTAGCAGCGATCGTGCCATGGAACGCGCCGCTCGGTCTCGCCGCGTTCAAGCTTCCGCCGGCGCTCCTGGCCGGCTGCACGATCATCATGAAGCCGTCCGACTTCTCACCGCTGAGCGCCGGCTATGTCGCGGACGCCGCACTCAAGGTCGGCCTGCCGGCGGGTGTGATCAACGTGCTCACCGCCGGTCCCGAGCAGAGCCAGCAGCTCGTCAGCCACCCGGGTGTGGACAAGGTGACGTTCACCGGTTCGACGGGCGTGGGGCGCGCGATCGCCGCGGCCGCGGCGCCCACGTTGAAGCAGGTCACGCTCGAACTCGGCGGCAAGTCCCCGGCGGTGATCCTGCCGGACGCGGATCTCGACCGGATCGTCCACACGCTGACGATCAACGTCTGCAACAACAACGGCGCAGTCTGCACGAACCCGAGTCGGCTGATCGTTCCGGAGAGCCGCAAGGACGAGATCGTCGGCGCCCTGGCCGCGTCGTTCGCGCGTGTCACGGTCGGGGATCCGACCGACCCGGACGTGACGGTCGGGCCAATGATCAACAAGGCCCACTACGAGAAGGTCCTCGGGTTCTTCGAGACGGCCCGTCAGGAAGGCGCGACGTTCGCCGTCGGCGGTGACCGCGCGCCGGGCTTCGGCAAGGGCTACTACGTGCTGCCGACCATCATCACGGACGTGACGCCCGACTCCCGGATCGCCCAGGAGGAGATCTTCGGCCCCGTGACCGCGGTGCTCACCTACCGCGACGAGGACGAGGACGAGGCGATCAGGCTGGCCAACCACACCGAGTTCGGGCTCAACGCCGCCGTCTTCAGCAGCGACGAACAGCACGCGCTCGAGGTCGCCCGCAGGATCCACAGCGGTACGGTCTCGATCAACAACGGCATCACCATCGATCTCGGGGTGCCGTTCGGCGGCGTCAAGCAGTCGGGCTACGGCCGCGAACTCGGCCCCGAGGGGCTGGACGCGTTCTACAACACGCACGCGATCTTCCTCGACGGCGAGCCGGTCGTGACGCTCTAG
- a CDS encoding LysR family transcriptional regulator, translating into MFKAGAERLGIAQPPLSRAIGRLERRMSVQLFERTSRRVGLTAAGAVFLAECRKVLTAVDTAVSRAQRSGRPNRLTVAALRGTGSGLPAGVLRSYRRRPGAADVDVVFARDQVDFVRNGSADFALTCGHEGLEGVEFTELAQERTVALLPVDHFRAAKSAISSADLASEGIFRPDWPEGTRDEIIDQVAMGALLVMVGASATDRIGTAVVAVPVTDVPLTQLVLTWGPGIPAATRDAFVRTAKNVTAKHVSAAGSSEDSARRTVRTTRWRPR; encoded by the coding sequence GTGTTCAAGGCCGGCGCGGAACGGCTCGGGATCGCGCAGCCGCCGCTGTCGAGGGCGATCGGCAGGCTGGAACGCCGCATGAGCGTTCAACTGTTTGAGCGCACCAGCCGTCGTGTCGGTCTCACGGCGGCCGGCGCGGTGTTCCTGGCCGAGTGCCGGAAGGTACTGACCGCGGTGGACACGGCGGTGTCGCGCGCACAACGCAGCGGCCGCCCGAACCGACTGACGGTGGCCGCGCTGCGGGGTACGGGGTCCGGGCTGCCGGCGGGAGTGCTCCGCTCCTACCGCCGCCGGCCCGGTGCTGCCGACGTCGACGTCGTGTTCGCCCGGGACCAGGTCGACTTCGTGCGCAACGGTTCGGCGGACTTCGCGTTGACATGCGGTCACGAGGGCCTGGAGGGAGTGGAGTTCACCGAACTCGCCCAGGAGCGGACCGTCGCCTTGCTGCCGGTGGATCATTTCCGCGCAGCGAAATCGGCCATTTCCTCTGCCGATCTCGCGTCGGAGGGGATTTTCCGGCCGGACTGGCCGGAGGGCACGCGCGACGAGATCATCGACCAGGTCGCGATGGGCGCATTGTTGGTGATGGTGGGGGCGAGCGCGACCGACCGGATCGGGACCGCCGTCGTGGCGGTTCCGGTGACGGATGTTCCATTGACGCAATTGGTGCTGACCTGGGGGCCGGGCATCCCGGCTGCGACACGGGACGCATTCGTGCGTACGGCCAAGAACGTGACGGCCAAGCACGTGTCCGCGGCGGGGAGCTCCGAGGACAGCGCCCGTCGAACCGTACGAACCACACGGTGGCGGCCTCGGTGA